DNA sequence from the Cryptococcus decagattii chromosome 5, complete sequence genome:
TTCATTCACTACCCGAACCCCTCCGGTATCCTACCTCTTGAAAAAAACAACTGGCATTGACAAGGGTTCAGGACAAGGAATGAAGGTGAAGACGGGACAGGTCAGCTTGAAGCATGTGTATGAGATTGCAAAGATAAAATGTATGGATGAAGATTTAAAAGCAGTCGGGCTTGAGCGGGTTGCAAGAGGGATTGTGGGCACAGCGAAGAGTTTAGGATTAGAAGTTGTTCCTTAGAGTGATAGGAATTGCATGTAGCTTTGGGATTTTGGCGATGCACTTTGGAAAATCAATATCTTCTTGGAGTTTAGGGAGACAGATCCTTCGTCGCTTCAATCCACTCGCAATATGGAGCAATACAAAGTATAAATCAACGAAATAGATGACAGCATTGCATTACCTTAACATTACATTATATGACCAGAGACAGATATCAACACTACTGCCCTAGCAATGCATTATTCGCCAATATCACTACGGTCATCTAAGAGCACATCCTCATCGCCGTCATCCACCGTGCCTCTCACTCGTCGACTCCTCTCGAGCTCTTTACCCCTTGACGAGAGGACACCGCAGATAGCGCAACGGCCTTCCGACCATTTCATGTAGATGAGAGTAAAGGTTATAAGCAGCCAATAAAACATGTACGTTGAGCTATTTTAAATGCTTTGTCAGCCAATCACAACAGAAATTGTGTTGTGTTAGGGCACTTACATGGTCCACCAACTGCCAGTATTGTTCCATCCCAGAACGGCCTGTGCGACCTGCGCCCAGTTATCCCCGCTTCCAGGTTCAGGATCCCACCAAGTCAAATGCCAGATGTTACCCTTGACGCGATAACTGCCAGGACCATTACCGCTTTCGGCAGCAGCTGCGCCCACATGGTTGATAAAGTACTGACGTTCAAGAGCATAAGCGGAGCGGGACGCAAGCCCGGCTCCAatgaggaaaagaagtAGAGAGGAAAACGTGGTAAAAGTGTGAACGGAGAGCGGAGTCGTGGATGAGAACAAGAGATAGGCACAAAGACCACCTGCGAAGAGGCCAAAAATGCCGCCGCCAACGACCGATGAAGGCGATTCTGAAAGGCCGATACCGCCCAAGAACACGATCCCTTCAAGGCCTTCACGCAGGACAGTGATGAACGGTAGCCCGAAGAGGATAGCGGAAGCTCGATTAGCTCGCGCGTGACGAGGAGGTGTGGTGGCGTGTGAAGGGTTGGGGAGAGCGTCGCCACGACGGCGTCCGTCAGGAGAACCGGGACGAGATTCAGACTCGACGTCGTTGGACTGGGATTGATATGCGCTCAATAGTTTTAGTCGCCATTTGGTCTGGGCATGAGGGAGTCGAAGGAAAGCCAGGGACATTATCAAGATTAGGACAGCCGCAAGTAAACAAAATCCGCCTTCCCATAGGTTTTCCGCATCTTGCCACAGGTCTCTGGTGTAGGTATAAAACTGAAGAAAGTCGGCACAGCTGCAGAAAAATAAGGTCAGGAAAACTTACAACGTAGAGAAAAACAGCACCGATGGCAATAGCTACACTACCACCCAATATCGCTCCACTCCAGATCTGCactctcatcttcttcatgatcGCACGTCGATTCATGTCGGCACCAAGCAACTCCTTATCCTTACCTGTTTCGCTCACCACACTTTCAACCTCAGCTCTCTCTATTCTTGCAGGCGACATGCTCCTTGAAGCACCATATCCCATATCCATACTGGCACGGCCGGAAGAGAGGAGCTGAGTACCCGAGTTCTCTGATCGCGCTGATTCCTCCGAGTGGCGTGGAAGGTCAGGTGTATGACCGAAATTTGAGAGAGTGCGAGGATGCGATAGTGGCTTTGGAATGATTTGAGTAATGAATCCTAGAAGTACAGCGACTGCCTATTGTTAGTCGGCAGAATTATAGGGTGAAACAAAGTGATGTACTGATGATGCCTGCTTCGAGACTTTCTcgaaggaggatgaagaatgCCACTGGCTAACGGCAAATAAGCTTCTGATGTTAGTTGGGAGGGGTAGGCTTACTGAGAAATAGTCCGTGAGTGCCATTGTGGACACGTTTTGGGTAGCTCTTTGGCCGTGAATAGCAGTAGAAAAAGAGATATGGAGCCAAGGGAAAGGATATAAGCGCTGGACGTCAAAAGTCGGATGACGGCCGAAACCGAAAATCCGTAGCAGCACAAAAGTAGTATTTAGGTGCGTGAATTATTTGACGCCAACTCATGAGGGGGACCTCCACTTTATTAGAAAATAGTTGTAACGATTTTGTAATCCGGCCATATTCGGCTCGGGAGATAAGATGGGTATTTCAGGGACGGGCGCGGAAACCTTGTTTGTGTTTTGCTTAACTCAAGGCAAAATATATAAACCGTGCTAGGGACGATATCATTGTTCacatctctcttcctccatccttcagTGCTGCATCTATGTCCCAGTACTCACACAGGTCAAGCTCCGCTTCCAGCTCGAGAGGAGAAGTCGGCGAGGGGGTCGGCTACGTCAATCCCCCTGGGTGGTCAACAGATCTGAAACAGGAGGAGGAACTGGCAAGTTTGCCTCTCTGTTACAGTCGGTGCCCTGCTAACATAACACTAGCGGCACGGTCTCAGAGAACAGGTGGAAATAACGCTCAGCTCGCCGCAGGACGAAAATAAAAAGGCTCACCAGCTTAGCGCTGCTGTAATCAGTGAGCGAATTTCGGCGTGCAGTCGTATGACACTGATGCGGACAGTTCCCATATGGATCGTCCTTTCGTCCACAGTCATCCTGTATAATAGTGAGTTCGCTCGCTGTCTCTAAGTATGGGACCATAACTGACGGACTGCTCAAGAATATCTTTACACCAATCTTAATTACCCATATGTGAGTCTAAAAACTGTTCCAATTCAGCCAATTGACTGACCAGTGCTTATCTCCAAAGCCTATATTCATGTGAGCCGTGAGGTTGTACATTGCGATAGCGTAGCTAACAGCAATAGTACCGCCTACCATCTCGGCTGCGCTGTGAGTGTCATCTCTGTGACCCCCTAAACATCGCAAACTCACATTTGCCGAAGGCTATTGGAACACGAATTCTGCGTGCTACAACGAACCTGCTCGACGGATTAGACAAGATAACAATGACTGTCAGTGTGGCCTTACCTCTCAACAAACGTTAAAAATTTACATATCGTAATAGCGAGAGTTATATTTCAAGTCCATATTACCTATTGGCGTCCTCTTTTCGGGTTCGCTCATCTTGAGTAACACGGCATACCTGACGTCAGTCACTTATCCTGGTTTGGTAGCGTGCTGACCCTATGCGGCTACAGATTAAGCGTTTCATTCATTCAAATGCTCAAGGTGTGTTACTTCTCTTTTGTGCTTCTCTCTCCTGACTTTTGTTTCAGGCTTTCACCCCCGTAGctatcctcctcatctctgCCGCTTTCAAACTTCAAGCGCTCAACTCTAGATTGATATTAATTGTGTTACTCATCTCGACTGGTTGCGCCTTAGGTATGTTGTCTGGATGGAAATCATACCACCTTATTAACAACATATGCAGCGGCTTACGGCGAGATATATTTTGAAATGTTTGGCTTCCTTTGCCAAGTTAGCGCCGTGGCTGTGAGTCTTGCCTTTTCTGTTAGCTGTTCCACTGACTCACTTATTCATAGTTCGAGTCATCGTATGCCATTTCCCCAACCCTCTTCACAAGTACGCTGACCCTCCTGATAGTCGCCTCGTCATGATTCAgattcttcttcaaggCCTCAAGATGGACCCACTGGTGTCACTCTACTATTACGCTCCTGTATGCGCCACTATAAATGCTCTCTTCATACCCTTCACAGAAGGATTTGCGCCTTTCAGACATTTCTTGCGCATAGGTCCTTTGATTATGCTTTCAAATGCAGCTGTTGCATTTGGACTGAATGTCGCGGCTGTGTTTTTGATTGGCGCAGCAGGAGGTTTGGTGCTTACTTTGGCTGGGGTTTTCAAAGTGCGTCTTTTCCGTTCCATCATAGCCCTTCCTTGAAAATCGCTGAAAAGACATATGCAGGATATTCTGTTAATATCTTCAAGTTGTATCTTTTTTGGAAGCCCTATCACTCCTATTCAGATTTTTGGTATGATCTTTCaccagaggaagatgggtcAATAGCTgataaataataatatagGATATTCTTTGGCGCTTGGTGGCCTGATGGCTTACAAAAGCTCGTCTAGCAAGTAAAAATGGACGTTTTCATGTTTGCAAACCACAAAGGGATCAAGCGGCTATTCCAGCAATCTTTGGTGTTTTCTCATTATAAAAAGTGCTTTTGTGCAGCCACCAAAGGAGAGTCTGATCCATATCCGTTTCCCTTTGCATCCCTTTGTTGGTGTAATGTCCATCTGCTCTTGGCGAATATCCATCTCACTTCGATCCTTGATTCAACTGATGTTTAGATGTAATGAGTGCATTTCATTTACCAAATTGGTCCTCCTTTTGATTGCCAGACGTCCTTGGGATTGGTCAGTGTTGTACTGACAGCAAGACAAAACATCGACATATAAAGTTTCTAACGGcttctcatctcttttcccACAATTTCCTTTAACAACTTTTTTCACAGCTCGAAACCTCCCGGCATTTGGGAGACCCCTCACTCTACCTGTGACATCTTCTAGTGAGTAAAGGGCAGTCTCTTCGTGCCAAGATGGCGTGCAAAGCGAGTGCTGTCTCCACGCTGTATTCTACCTCCACGTATGTCTTTCCCACCATATGTAACCATAAACTAAAGTTCTGGGCGACTGTAGGACATACATATCGACGATCATCATCACATCTACACCTGTAGTCACCACACCCTCCCCCTAAACAAGCTTGTGGACGACCTTAAGCTGTACTACATCCACCAGCAGGCAGCGTGATAGTGGCTCCCAGAATCTGCTGGTTAGCGCGAGTGCAACTGGGAGGAGTACCATACAAAGTTCACAATTGGCAAGTGAGGGTGATCTTGTTTATACAACCTCAAGAGCAACCAAGCCACATGCCACCTCGAAGATGGTTAAAAAGGTGGATACAGAGGTTGAGGACATATCGATAGAGTCGGGGCAGGCAGAAAATTCGAGTTCCGGCGTCTGGAGAGTTTTAGCCAGCAACACCCGCCAAGAACCTGCTATCATTTTTATACTCAGAAGAAGCTAAAGTCAGCGATCTACAGGTTGGATTAAGGCATGTACTACTCTCACTTTCACCTCCCTTTCGACAAAGCAGACCACCCTGATTCTTTTTCATTATCAACTCCAGCTACTAGCGACACTATTACTATTCGGGAATGGAGCCGCGGAAGAAACATACGCGAGGGATCTCCGAGTATATACAGACTGGCGTTggcctcttctcttccaaatGAATGCCGACAATGTGGAGTCATTCATCTGACGAACATGACAATAGCAacgacgacgatgatgacggAAATGACACAAGTGACGATGAATCCTGCAATATCATCACATCGAGTACCATTTTGTTTTACGACCTCATTATTTCTTGGTCGACATTGTACTTGACAAACAGTATCGCTTCGGAAGTGGTGGTTCCAACTCAAACGGTTTGGGCCGATTGCCAGCCCGATAGCACAGATGACTGGACTGCCACCTCTACGAATTTGTCCCAGCCAACAGCCCAATCCGGCCAAGAGGTATCCCAACAAGCGACTTGCACGGGTACATCGGAGTACAAGGGTAGTTCAATGACAACTGAGGGAGATAGCGCTTGGGTAGCTCCGTTTAACAGTAGCCGTAAGTGAACCTTGGTGTACATTGCAAGTCTTCAGTCGTCTCTGACATAACCCTTTCAGTATCTTCATCACCCATAACCGCAGGGCGTGCCGACCACATCTCGTCATCTATTAAAACATTTTCATCATTATCCATATCTATTGCAGCAAACACTCAAAAATCTTCTAAAAGTGTCACCCGCACTTCTATCACTCCAACCCCAATAAGTATGATAGCGACGAGCACAACCGTATCTTCATATATTACATCGAGCCCAAACGCTGCAATCGTCAGCGGAGAGGCGACTGGAGATGAaagggatgggaagagTATGAAGAACGTTAGATGGAAGGACGAAGGGTTAGATAATGTACCTCGGGCACTATAACTAAAAGCTTTAACTAGGCATCATAAAGATTATACTTGAAGAGAACTTCCAATGTACTTGGGATCTATACAATCTTGCATAATGAAGACATTGATAATCATGATAAAACAAAACAAACAACGTGGGATGTTAGAACAATCACAAAAAAGTTGAGTACAGACGTTCACTGATGTTTTACGATACAATTTATTTTTTCACTTCGTTACCAGTCCCACCATCAGTCTCTCCGATTCCATAAACTGcctccatccttctcctgcGCAATAATTCAGCTTCTGATACGTTCCCCACGCTCTGTGGGGCAAAACCTGCAGCAGCTAATGCAGGACTGGCAGCGCGAGCGCTGGCGACTGCTGCGGCAACGAGACTGTTCTTAGGTTTGTTCGATGTAGATGCAGCTGCTGATAATGGCGGTCTAGTTATCTTGCTTGTATTACTCTCAGGAACAGGGGCACTGCTTATCCCCCCAGGCGACGGGGATATCCGAGGAACACCAAAAAGAGTAGGTGAAATTCTTCCAGAACGGGGTTTGGATGAAGGCTCGCTCTTTCCGGAACCAAAGAATGCAAACGCACCCGAACCCCTTGGGGTACCCTGTACCGACAGGAAACGCTTGGTAGAGTTGACTAGAGGCGGCGTCTGGATCGTCATAGCCTCTCCTGATGACCCAGTCTCGTCCGCATCAAACCTGGGCGCAGATGGCGAGCGCTGCAGCGCGACAAGAGATTCTTTAGACGGTCGACGCGGCACCGTATGGAAATTCGAGGGCGGGGGAATCCTCTTCTTAGTTTTAGGGGTAAATGTCACCATATTGTCTTTGCCGTCGTCTGCTTCTGCATCACCCGCAAAGGCTGTGCCAAGATCGCCTCCTTTGGATGCTTGACCAGGGGTGGCGTCGCCATACTCTCTTGAGGGCTTGATATGGACAGAATGAGCAGTGATACTGTTGTTGAGGAGGGCGGTTTCCACAGGCGTGCGACTGCCGTTCTCAGATAGAGGAGAAGCCGGAATAGCCACCCTGGCCGCTTGTAAATTCTTCAAGTCCCTTTGTTTCTCCTTCGCCTTTTCAAACGACTCATCAATCCAGTCTGCCATCTCCATTAACACAGGGTCCACTTCACGCATCAATGACGACATTTGCATGAATCCATGTCCCCATCCTTCGATTATCCTCATTTGAACCCAGTCGTCATCCAGTTCTGACAATATTGGGTCAGGTATGTCCATCTTTCCAGAGGAGGATTTCCCTCCATGTTTTCCAGAGCTCATCCGAAGCATTTCGCCATGCTTGAATGAATTACTCAGAGCGGCAATCTCGGCTTGAGCTTTGCGGGCTCGCTTAGCTTCTCTGATTTTGCCCGAGAAAATTATTGTGTCATCCACGAATGGGTCGCGCTCGCCAGAAATGAAATATACGGGAGGAAAGTGAGCgaggagatgagaaggCGTAAGGATTGGAGAGATGTAGTAATCTGTCTCAAAATCTGGGTTACGAGCAGGACCAATGTAGAGTATAGCCATCGCACGCATCTAACAAACACATTGTTAACCTTGCTAACAAGAAGTGGACATGGAGACTCACCATACTAGGAGAGATGATCCTATCCTGAAAGTATCCCACTCGACTTGTCATTGTCAATCTAGTGCCAATAGGCgcctttctccttttcttctccaccatctcgTCCATTTGTTTgtcttgttcttccttttcctctaGAGGAACAGGTGAATCCAGTCGGGTAAACTCGaatcttttttcttccagGGGAGTTTTTACCCGTTCTGCCAGAGACTTTTCTGCGTCTCTCCTTTGATCCCACCCAAACTTCtgaacctcttcttcctcgtcttcatcatgtgtatcctcttcttcctcaccaaTCCATCCAGTCAACCTAGTTGACATACTTCGAGGTAATGCTTTCGTCCACCCGGACGCCGGACTTTGAGGGTAGCTCTTTGCCccgtcttccttcttcggGCTTACCAGGGGAAGCTTGTCTGAAAGCGTCTTTGCCCAGCTCTTCTGCTTGCTGGCCCCGCCTTTTCTGCTTCTATTATCCAGATCATCAACCACGCTCAGCGGTGCTTTATGACGCATATGATCCTTCCCATGGACGAGACCAGGTATTTGTGTCTCGCTTTGCTCAGTGCGAAGGACGCGAAGGTTTTGAGGGGACATCCAGGAAGTGAAATTGAAATCGAGAGCAGGGTAGGCGAGAATCATGGAGACGGGTTTGGGGATGCCGGTAGGGTGTTCTAGAATACGGAGCATGATAGTGGCGCAAAGGTTACCTCCGCTGTCGTTCGAATTAGCATGCTTATCGATATGTGAAAGGATTGCAACATACGCAGAATCGCCGGTCAATACAATTCCGAGCTTGCCACTCGTAATGCCGATAGCTTCCCCTTTTGTCTCCATAAGGGTGCGATAGGCGTCAAAGCCTTCCTCTATTGCCCACGGATATGGGTCTGATATACAGTCAGGTTTTTTTGCAAGAGAACGTCTCGCAGCACTTACATTCCGGAGCCTTACCGTAATCTACACCCAGTACTGGCTTCCCTGTCCGTTTAGCCCATATGCGTAATCTCTCTTCATGACACTCGGGACCCATTGCGATAAAACCGCCTCCCGGAAAGTCTACAATGAGCTCCGTTGCAGAAGCAAGCTCCTCTTCTGAACCTGAGAAAAAAAGCATTGCTTTGACAGGTGGTAGTGAGGACCTTGATGAATTGGGGGGGCGGGCGATAGTAATTGTTCGAACGACGGGTAAACGGGCACGATGACGTGATGTTATAAGACGAATCTACAAGTTGATGAGTTTTTGAATTAAAACCATAATATGACCTACATAGGGATTCTTTGTCTTCTCCCATGTAGTCCGAAGCATTTCCACAGAGCATACGGCTCGGAACCGCCTGAGCTATTGCCGAGGCCTCAGCAGTTCATCGGGCTCACAAACCGTAATCACTCACTacttcatcaccttcacTTGCATAGGCAAGGTAATATGCGGAAAACAACATGCTACAAATGTCCTTCAACCACTTGGGCCGTATGTTCATCGCTATAGAAAAACCCGCGTCAAATGCCGTGTTGACATATGTCGCGCGATAGTACGACCGAGTATACTGCAGCGAGTGTTAGACCTTTCCAATGAGTGGTGGACATAAATGTAGACCTGCCATCTTTGCTAAAGGTTCAGGCGCTGCACAGCAATCAGATTCTGAATTTACGTTTCTAAAAGGCCATTAGAGCTCACCACTGATTCCCAACAGATCATCAAAGTGCCTTAATGCATAGACCAGTGTCAGGGTGGCCAATATTAGCTGATAAGGTGAGAAGTTTTCTTTTGAATATGTTAGCTCGGCTTCTACTGCGGTGAACAGCATAAAACGACCTACTCAGCCGCTCATTGAGCTTGCCCATCCATGCCACCGCCCTTTTCCTAACCAGCTGAATCCACAATCTCCATATCCACGACCTGCCAACCTTGCCTCCTACTCTTTTCCCTCGCAGTCCACTAGGCCCTGGGGCCACGGCTGACTGTGTCCTTGAGGGAAACGGTCGAGGTGCGCCGTCACCTTTGTATAGACGCCATAtccagaagaagaggacgatgaATACCTGTGTGCGGCGGAGGCTTGGAGAGGGGCGACCAAGGAGTTGGTCAATCATAGTCGGTGGCTGGATGTTAGAGTGGGATTCGCGCTGGAGCCATACGTGTAGTACAACGAGTCTGCAGCGGCACCCGGCTCAAGTCGGTGGAGGTCTCAAAACAACCCGCTGTTCCCCGGCTATATATTACATTCTCCCGCTCACAGTCAGTGGTGGcaaaataaataaataaataaaaaagAACAACATGTGGACACCGCCGCCTCCGCATGCCTGCATGCACCGACTAATAATCTCGTACGTACGTACACCACGCCACAACTAAAGAACGCGAACCTCGAAATATTACAACAGTCCatgcttcatcttctctcccgAGTAGCTTTAAGCTTTTCAAATAGCTCTTCAATGTCCTCTTTGCTGACCGTTTTGCCTGATTGTACGTGAGACCGGAGCATATCATTCAGCTGTTCCCTATAATCATATCAAAAAGTGTTCTTAATGCAAAAGTGACTCAAAGTCTGCCTTACTTGAGTCTTTGATAGCCATGCAGAGCTTCTATTGCTTGTATgcgagggagagaagagacgaCTCGTGACGTGGCCTCGTCTATCGTTTCCTCTACTCCGCGGCGTTGCATTAGCCAGTCACTCGTGGAACAGCAAATGATCTTGAAACTCACCCTGCTCCTCATCTTGCGGAGGCTCGTaaatctcctcatcttctaAAGGGAATGGGAGGCTTGAAATGGTATGCGTCTGCAAATCCATCAGCATAATTGACAATATTGATCGCTGAATAAAGTACAAACATCAAGCTGGAATTTGAGTCTGTTCCTCACACCGTGAGCTAAAAATACGtctcctttccccttccttttctcgtTATCCGTAGATACgtctccttctctcgcatCTGATCTGTCATCCAACTTTATCCTTTTACTCGTCTCTTTATTCTCCTCTGgacttcttttctctcctaGTCCGACTTCcgcttcatcatcttgtCTGATGCTCCTTCCAATGACTGCCCAGCTTGACCCTCTCGGTTCAACGATCATAAAACCCTCTTTTCCTGCTTGAGAATTCAAGAATGGATTCGATAAAACACATTCACCACATATAAGAGAGTCGTAGGAATCTGAAGGTATCAGGACCtgttcatcctcttcttcttcttcttcttcttcgccttcttcagTGGCTAAAACAGATGATGCACCGCCTGAGGCCGTCGCGGGTGTAGGAAACTGAGCATCTGTTGCTAAAGGCTGCGGTAGATTCGATCTCGTATCTGCCGGTTGTCGCAGATTGAGGCATGTCTCGTGGAACCAATCCTACTAGCTGAATGAGCTGACGAGGTAGGAAAATCATAAGAGACAGTTATTAGACCAACCTCGCACCCCAAACAGCATAACatggcttcttcttccgtcTCGGGATCATAATCTCTACCACATCTGCAAAACTTGCCTTGAAAATTCTTGGAATAGCGGTTTTTCTCATTTGGGAGTGAAGGCTGTGTTTCTGGTCGGTTGAGGACACATTTGCGTCGTTTGCTTCCTGAAGATTGTTCTGCTTGCATCGAGACCGTCGGACAGTCACATCGGAAAGATCGTTTGGTCCAGAGCTCTACCAGTCGATGTTCTTTCGATACACGTCAGTTTGGTCGAAATCGGTAAGGTGATGGCTGAGCTAACCTGAATGACAGGATATAGAACAACCATAGCATACGCCTTTTTCGCCGCAATCTACAGCTTGCAATCAGCAGCATACATGCCGTTCCTTTGACCTAAACGCACCTAGACATGACCACACAGATTGTCTCAAGTAACCTTTACTATAAGAGCACTCATCAAAGTTGTACGGAAGGGCCTCTTTGGCTTCATTCGCCATGCGATCGGACACATCTATAAGCGACTGAAGGGTAATCTCCGAGGAGGGGTTCTGGGATGAGAGATAATTGGAAGGGAGTAAAGTCAATCgtgctgaagaggaaggagatcCCATAATGGCTGTTGCAACCCCGTATCCGGCTGATCTAGGCAAATAGTACTGTagcaaaagaaaaagacCAGGTAAACAGAGTAATTACACACGAATAATATCGACGTACATACCAGTTTGCGTGGTGTCGATCATCTGTTCTTCGTTCGTCGGACGACGAACTGAGTCGCCAACGTCATCATTTTCGTCTTTCAACTATTTGATTCCGTTGCTCGACGACTTCGCCGTTCCCCGTTGACTCTCCTTTCGTTATTGCCTACAATATATATTGTCAAAGTTGCTCCACATTCCATCTTGCAAATCCAAAAATGCCTAGATCACCATATAGATCATCGAACAGGGGTTATCGTAGTCCCTCACCCGTCCGGTATGACCGTTCTCACCCGAGCTCCTCTTCTAGACGTCTCGACGACCGAAAGGCCTCGAGGTTCGACGACGGCTACTCGAGGGACCGAGAGAGAGATAGGGAAAGGGATAGAGACTACAGGGATAGAGACAGGGATTATGATAGGAGGCGAGATAGGGACAGGTATCGTGACGATGACCGAGACAGACGGAGGAGAGACGATAGAGATGACAGGCggcgagaagagagagatcGGGATTCTGACCGCAAGAGAGATTCTGAGCGAAGATCTCCTCTGCCAGCCATTCGTGTGGAACCGAGTGTATCGTCAGCCTCACCAGCGCCGGAAAccgaagaggagaagaaacgaaaggcaaaggagaGACTAGAAACTTGGAAGCGCCAGCGTGCCTTGAAGGAGGGCAAGTCTGCGACACCTGAGTCGAAGAGCCC
Encoded proteins:
- a CDS encoding ribosomal protein L11; its protein translation is MSKAVAAQIVKIIVPAGKAAPTPPVGPALGARGVKAMDFCKEFNAKTAHYQTSLPIPTMITINPDRTFSFTTRTPPVSYLLKKTTGIDKGSGQGMKVKTGQVSLKHVYEIAKIKCMDEDLKAVGLERVARGIVGTAKSLGLEVVP